Proteins encoded within one genomic window of Mesobacillus subterraneus:
- a CDS encoding YqaJ viral recombinase family nuclease, which yields MNQNAIPTHEMSRYEWLQERTKGIGGSDAGIILGLNKYRTAFELWLEKTGQVEPIEVDNEAVYWGNEMENVVAKEFEKRTGKKVRRTNFMYSHPDHPFIKANIDRLVVGESAVLECKTASAYLAKEWEADEVPATYLVQLQHYLGVTGKEKGYIAVLIGGNKFIWKEVERDEELIEMIFNAEKHFWEYHVQQFNAPELDGSSAAEKYLNEKYAKADANKEIVLPGEYKDLIIQYEKVKGDEKLIKTAKTEIENKLKAELKDAETGLTDTYMVSWKSQTQQRVDSKALKEKFPDIYREVIKETSFRKFAVKEIK from the coding sequence ATGAATCAGAATGCCATTCCTACTCATGAAATGAGTCGTTATGAATGGCTACAGGAGCGAACAAAAGGAATTGGTGGAAGTGATGCGGGAATTATCCTTGGACTAAACAAATATCGTACAGCATTCGAGTTGTGGCTTGAGAAAACAGGTCAGGTGGAACCGATTGAAGTCGATAACGAAGCCGTCTACTGGGGAAACGAAATGGAAAATGTAGTGGCCAAGGAGTTCGAAAAGAGAACTGGCAAAAAGGTTAGGCGGACTAACTTCATGTATAGCCATCCGGATCATCCTTTCATCAAAGCGAATATTGACCGTCTTGTTGTCGGAGAATCAGCGGTTCTTGAATGCAAAACAGCATCAGCCTACCTTGCGAAGGAGTGGGAAGCCGATGAGGTTCCTGCAACCTACCTGGTGCAGTTGCAACATTACTTAGGTGTGACGGGCAAGGAAAAAGGATATATAGCGGTGCTGATTGGCGGCAATAAGTTCATCTGGAAGGAAGTTGAGCGTGATGAAGAGCTCATCGAAATGATTTTCAACGCAGAAAAGCATTTTTGGGAATATCACGTTCAGCAGTTCAACGCTCCAGAATTGGATGGATCCAGCGCGGCGGAGAAATACCTGAACGAAAAGTACGCGAAGGCTGATGCGAACAAGGAAATCGTATTGCCGGGTGAATATAAGGACCTGATTATCCAGTATGAAAAAGTCAAAGGGGACGAAAAACTCATCAAGACAGCAAAAACTGAAATCGAAAACAAGCTGAAAGCTGAATTGAAAGATGCTGAAACGGGACTGACGGATACCTATATGGTGTCCTGGAAAAGTCAAACCCAGCAAAGAGTTGATTCAAAGGCCTTAAAAGAAAAATTCCCTGATATCTACAGGGAAGTCATAAAGGAAACTAGCTTCCGTAAATTTGCTGTAAAGGAGATTAAATAG
- a CDS encoding YqaI family protein yields the protein MRDHPVIEQMERMGYPNAVVQPEHSGTDYFGDEILEGDDIVIDGEEMVLKDNLEDYLSDVYGLEFTTAK from the coding sequence ATGCGGGATCATCCTGTCATTGAACAAATGGAGCGGATGGGCTATCCGAACGCGGTAGTTCAGCCGGAACATAGCGGCACGGACTACTTTGGTGATGAAATACTCGAAGGTGACGACATCGTGATTGACGGTGAAGAAATGGTTTTGAAGGACAACCTTGAGGATTACTTGTCCGATGTCTACGGATTGGAATTTACCACAGCAAAATAA
- a CDS encoding XRE family transcriptional regulator: MPNGRASLAARAARKEAGITQLEMTFDEYYGSRESISQQENGRYQVQPELSKYYTEKHNNPFVAMEAAAEYIGWGPMKLDGDAADLHRMTVTMKTKEELEEAILSIKKASEKLTVNPRCVERLDIEEIEKSIMESIDAITALNHYVAVVCKEYGISWVKVWTQHKVKLIQRRFIKK, encoded by the coding sequence ATGCCGAATGGTAGAGCCTCACTAGCTGCCAGAGCGGCCCGGAAAGAAGCCGGAATCACACAACTAGAAATGACATTCGATGAATATTACGGCTCCCGGGAATCGATTTCCCAACAGGAGAACGGACGTTACCAGGTACAGCCAGAACTGTCCAAGTACTACACGGAAAAACATAACAATCCATTCGTTGCGATGGAGGCAGCTGCAGAGTATATCGGCTGGGGTCCCATGAAACTCGATGGAGACGCGGCCGACCTACATAGGATGACAGTCACCATGAAGACGAAGGAAGAGCTCGAAGAAGCGATTCTATCCATTAAAAAGGCTTCAGAAAAGCTCACAGTAAATCCCAGATGCGTCGAACGGTTGGATATCGAAGAGATTGAAAAATCCATCATGGAGAGCATCGATGCTATCACAGCACTGAACCATTATGTTGCAGTTGTATGCAAAGAATATGGGATTTCGTGGGTGAAAGTCTGGACACAGCACAAAGTGAAGTTAATACAGAGGAGGTTCATCAAGAAATGA
- a CDS encoding DNA-binding protein, whose amino-acid sequence MLSLDTSAFKEMFSEIVREEVAKALQDFRTTQLPPMLTRKQFMQLLNIKEAKASELLNRPDFPVFREAGVLVPTHLLFKWIEKNTRWVEENTSYYTRNVVQLNSTKSV is encoded by the coding sequence ATGTTAAGTCTCGATACAAGTGCTTTTAAAGAAATGTTCAGCGAGATCGTCAGGGAGGAAGTCGCAAAGGCTTTGCAGGACTTTCGCACAACGCAGCTTCCTCCTATGCTGACAAGAAAACAGTTTATGCAGTTGCTCAATATCAAAGAAGCAAAAGCATCTGAATTACTTAATCGTCCAGACTTCCCAGTTTTCAGAGAAGCTGGTGTACTCGTACCAACCCACTTGTTGTTCAAGTGGATCGAAAAGAATACTCGATGGGTGGAGGAGAATACCTCCTACTACACTAGGAATGTTGTTCAATTAAATTCTACTAAAAGTGTATAA
- a CDS encoding helix-turn-helix transcriptional regulator, whose translation MVQQRRDNLVALRKDKDWLQKDVVDQLKNHHDIEISESYYGMIEQGVRTPKLNIALAISKLFDVNPNEIFF comes from the coding sequence ATGGTACAACAACGCAGAGATAATCTTGTTGCCTTAAGAAAAGATAAAGATTGGTTGCAGAAAGACGTAGTTGATCAATTAAAGAACCATCATGATATTGAAATAAGTGAAAGCTATTACGGAATGATAGAACAAGGAGTTAGAACTCCGAAACTTAATATAGCTCTTGCTATTTCAAAACTGTTTGATGTAAATCCTAATGAGATTTTTTTTTGA
- a CDS encoding helix-turn-helix domain-containing protein: protein MLAERLRELRKKKKLTQKDIATFLGISESGYGYYEQGRNEPSLETLRKLATKYDVSVSYLTGENEVIERKAKPSNKDEKDIAKRMEEFRKDITSQDGLSFMGEPMSEEAIESLAEAMEHIFRQTQRINKKYIPKKYRDKENE from the coding sequence ATACTCGCAGAGAGATTGAGGGAGTTAAGAAAGAAGAAGAAATTAACTCAAAAAGATATTGCTACTTTTCTAGGAATTAGTGAAAGTGGTTATGGTTATTATGAACAAGGGCGCAATGAGCCTTCATTGGAGACATTAAGAAAATTAGCAACTAAATATGATGTTTCCGTTTCATATCTCACGGGCGAAAATGAAGTAATTGAACGTAAAGCTAAGCCTTCGAATAAAGACGAAAAAGATATTGCTAAACGAATGGAAGAGTTTAGAAAGGATATAACTAGCCAGGATGGCTTAAGTTTCATGGGAGAGCCTATGAGTGAAGAGGCAATCGAATCATTGGCTGAAGCAATGGAACATATTTTCCGTCAAACTCAAAGGATTAATAAAAAATACATTCCTAAAAAGTATAGAGATAAAGAAAACGAATAG
- a CDS encoding ImmA/IrrE family metallo-endopeptidase, with protein sequence MSWVKEVVKNIVARYNTSDPFELASLKKIEVVELNLHDEIKGFYKYDKRNRFIVLNSNLESFHQKFVCAHELGHAELHSRLNTPFLRASTLYSSSRVEVEANTFAVELLIPDNIITKDYQSTIFEAAAEYGVPREVVHLKNF encoded by the coding sequence GTGAGTTGGGTTAAAGAAGTAGTGAAAAACATAGTGGCAAGATACAATACCAGCGATCCTTTCGAATTGGCCTCGCTAAAAAAAATCGAAGTTGTTGAATTAAACCTTCATGATGAAATTAAAGGGTTTTATAAATACGACAAAAGAAACAGATTCATAGTGCTCAATAGCAACTTAGAAAGTTTCCACCAAAAGTTTGTCTGCGCTCATGAATTGGGACACGCTGAACTACATTCCAGATTAAACACACCTTTCCTTAGGGCTAGCACATTATACTCATCGAGCCGGGTTGAAGTTGAAGCAAATACTTTCGCTGTAGAATTGCTTATTCCAGATAACATTATAACAAAGGACTACCAATCTACTATTTTCGAGGCAGCTGCCGAGTATGGTGTACCGAGAGAAGTCGTACACCTAAAAAATTTTTAG
- a CDS encoding PH domain-containing protein, translating into MGIISGLLGNAASVDPKEIKKSYESIFYPGEEIEVAFKLVRDSIIFTDKRLVLVDVQGMTGKKVEYHSIPYKSISHFSVETAGTFDLDAELKIWISGAQLPAISKQFKKDKSIYDIQKLLAKVCG; encoded by the coding sequence ATGGGAATTATAAGTGGACTTTTAGGAAATGCTGCATCGGTTGATCCAAAAGAAATCAAAAAGAGTTACGAATCTATTTTTTATCCTGGAGAAGAAATCGAGGTTGCTTTTAAATTAGTGAGGGACTCGATTATTTTCACCGATAAGCGCTTGGTGCTAGTGGACGTTCAAGGGATGACAGGTAAAAAAGTTGAATATCATTCTATCCCTTATAAAAGCATTTCTCATTTCAGTGTTGAGACGGCTGGAACTTTCGATTTAGATGCCGAACTGAAGATTTGGATTTCTGGCGCTCAGCTACCAGCTATCTCAAAACAGTTCAAAAAGGACAAAAGTATTTACGATATCCAGAAGCTTTTAGCTAAGGTTTGTGGGTAA
- a CDS encoding tyrosine-type recombinase/integrase, whose protein sequence is MAYFQQVPAKNKQGYKWKCTDEGPRDPITGKRRQVTRRGNTKKEAQERVNEAIEEIKKNDANGIGADLLEIKVRDLFEQWFELIMKRKVKETTFREYRNATNHRIIPVIGEYKVVKLNSIILQKYINNLSDEGLSPRYVEYISTILYGALEAARKWKIIQVNPLIEVEKPRPRRKDYVTWTVQEMNTFLTVAKLTDLRTFSVVTTAIKTGGRRGEILSLLWSDIDFENNVISLERSLVYDDKGWRFSTPKSASSVRKVKVGESLIQDLKEWRTHQKKMKMAFRDTFEDNNLIFTTSTGKPIFPRSLTTQFNQLIKTANVPKIRFHDLRHTHATMCLEAGMSLKEVQDRLGHSSIKTTGDVYAHVTESMKEKSADLFEKFISK, encoded by the coding sequence ATGGCTTATTTCCAACAAGTGCCCGCCAAAAACAAGCAGGGCTACAAATGGAAGTGTACGGATGAAGGGCCTCGCGATCCGATTACAGGCAAACGCAGGCAGGTAACAAGGAGGGGTAACACTAAAAAGGAGGCTCAAGAACGCGTTAATGAAGCAATCGAGGAAATCAAAAAGAACGATGCAAATGGCATTGGTGCCGATTTATTGGAAATCAAGGTAAGAGACTTGTTTGAACAATGGTTTGAGTTAATCATGAAACGCAAAGTAAAAGAAACTACATTTAGAGAATACCGGAATGCCACTAACCACAGGATTATCCCCGTTATAGGAGAATACAAAGTTGTCAAACTTAACTCTATCATCCTACAAAAATATATTAACAACTTGTCTGATGAAGGACTTTCTCCCAGATACGTTGAGTATATTAGCACCATTCTTTATGGAGCATTAGAGGCAGCTCGTAAATGGAAAATCATTCAGGTGAATCCACTGATTGAAGTGGAGAAGCCAAGACCCAGGAGAAAAGATTATGTTACCTGGACAGTACAAGAGATGAATACTTTTCTGACAGTTGCTAAGTTGACAGACTTAAGAACGTTTTCTGTGGTGACTACAGCCATTAAAACAGGTGGACGCCGTGGAGAGATTCTCTCCCTCTTGTGGTCTGATATTGATTTTGAGAATAATGTGATTAGTTTGGAACGATCTCTTGTGTATGACGACAAGGGATGGCGCTTTAGTACCCCTAAGTCGGCCAGCTCAGTTAGGAAGGTTAAGGTCGGGGAGTCATTGATCCAGGACCTGAAGGAATGGCGAACACATCAGAAAAAAATGAAGATGGCTTTTCGTGATACCTTTGAGGACAATAATTTAATTTTCACCACATCCACAGGGAAACCGATATTCCCGAGATCATTAACCACCCAGTTTAATCAACTCATAAAGACCGCTAATGTTCCTAAAATCCGTTTTCACGACCTAAGACATACCCATGCGACGATGTGCCTCGAGGCCGGAATGTCTCTTAAAGAGGTGCAGGATAGATTGGGTCACAGCAGCATTAAAACAACAGGGGATGTCTATGCGCATGTGACCGAATCCATGAAAGAAAAATCTGCTGATTTGTTCGAAAAATTCATCTCGAAATGA
- the rlmD gene encoding 23S rRNA (uracil(1939)-C(5))-methyltransferase RlmD → MSKTIPVKKNDFIDVVFEDLTHDGAGVAKVDGYPIFVQGGLPGEKAKIKVTKVNKGYGFGRLMEILERSTFRVECPADDAHKYGGCQLQHINYEGQLKYKENQVKQVLTRIGKLEDVVVHPILGMDNPWHYRNKAQVPVGEKDGKLIAGFFKPRSHEIVDTNESLLHLDEINEAVQAVKETSSELGIQPYNEEKHKGVLRHIIARYGRQTGELMVVIVTRTNEIPQRNKLVEEIIARLPKVKSIVHNVNSKKTNVIMGDKTEVLWGSEVIYDYIGDIKFAISARSFYQVNPEQTKVLYDKALEYAELSGEESVIDAYCGIGTISLFLAQKAKKVLGVEIVPEAIEDAKRNAELNGITNAEFAVGEAETVIPAWYKEGNTADVLVVDPPRKGCDEALLQTIIDMKPKKVVYVSCNPATLARDLRILEDGGYKTVEVQPVDMFPQTTHIEAVVKLSLI, encoded by the coding sequence ATGAGTAAAACAATCCCGGTTAAAAAGAACGATTTTATAGATGTAGTATTTGAGGATTTGACGCATGACGGAGCGGGTGTAGCCAAGGTTGACGGCTATCCGATTTTTGTCCAGGGCGGACTTCCTGGCGAAAAGGCAAAAATTAAAGTAACCAAGGTGAACAAGGGATACGGCTTTGGACGCTTGATGGAGATACTTGAAAGAAGCACCTTCCGTGTTGAGTGTCCTGCTGATGATGCCCATAAATACGGCGGCTGCCAGCTGCAGCATATCAATTACGAGGGCCAGCTGAAGTATAAGGAAAACCAGGTAAAGCAAGTTCTGACGCGAATCGGCAAGCTTGAGGATGTTGTGGTACACCCGATTTTGGGAATGGACAACCCGTGGCATTATCGGAACAAAGCCCAGGTGCCTGTTGGAGAGAAGGATGGCAAGCTGATTGCAGGCTTCTTCAAGCCGCGGAGCCATGAAATCGTCGATACGAATGAGAGTTTGCTGCATCTCGATGAAATCAACGAAGCCGTACAGGCGGTGAAAGAGACCTCCAGTGAACTTGGCATTCAGCCATATAATGAGGAAAAACACAAAGGCGTGCTGCGCCACATCATAGCCCGTTACGGGAGACAAACCGGTGAGCTGATGGTTGTTATTGTGACCAGGACGAATGAGATTCCTCAACGAAACAAACTGGTCGAGGAAATCATTGCAAGGCTTCCTAAGGTAAAATCGATTGTGCATAACGTGAACTCGAAGAAAACGAATGTCATCATGGGAGACAAAACGGAGGTCCTCTGGGGCAGCGAGGTCATCTACGACTATATCGGTGACATCAAGTTCGCAATCTCAGCCCGTTCATTTTACCAGGTGAATCCTGAACAGACAAAAGTGCTCTACGACAAAGCACTGGAGTATGCAGAGCTTTCAGGCGAAGAATCCGTCATAGATGCCTATTGCGGCATTGGAACCATCTCGTTATTTTTAGCGCAAAAAGCAAAAAAGGTACTCGGCGTCGAAATCGTCCCCGAAGCCATCGAAGACGCAAAACGAAACGCCGAACTGAACGGCATCACCAACGCAGAATTTGCAGTCGGTGAAGCCGAAACCGTCATTCCGGCATGGTACAAAGAAGGGAACACAGCAGACGTTTTGGTTGTCGACCCACCAAGAAAAGGCTGCGATGAAGCACTCCTGCAGACTATTATTGATATGAAGCCAAAGAAGGTTGTTTATGTGTCATGTAACCCGGCCACCCTCGCGAGGGATTTGCGAATCCTTGAAGATGGCGGGTACAAGACAGTTGAAGTACAGCCAGTGGATATGTTTCCGCAGACGACACATATTGAAGCGGTAGTGAAACTATCCTTGATTTAA
- a CDS encoding BsuPI-related putative proteinase inhibitor — protein MKKLLMILLLGLLVTGCGTENQVSNNNQDKRGAGIVAGEMAASLTEESPLIFQYEVKNQTEEEVTLEFTSSQRYDYSVKTKDGKEVFLFSSVASFLQALGEEAVKQGESLTYDIDLHELNLEKGDYILTVWLTPKGGKKFEVSKEFTVQ, from the coding sequence ATGAAAAAATTATTGATGATATTGCTGCTTGGGTTACTGGTCACTGGTTGTGGAACGGAGAACCAGGTTTCGAATAATAATCAGGATAAGAGAGGTGCCGGAATCGTGGCGGGAGAGATGGCTGCAAGTTTGACAGAGGAAAGCCCGTTAATTTTTCAATATGAAGTGAAGAATCAGACGGAAGAAGAAGTGACTCTAGAATTTACGAGCTCACAAAGGTACGATTACTCGGTTAAAACGAAGGACGGCAAAGAGGTTTTCCTATTCTCTAGTGTTGCTTCCTTTTTACAGGCATTGGGAGAAGAGGCTGTGAAGCAGGGAGAATCACTAACCTATGACATCGACCTTCACGAGCTCAATCTTGAAAAAGGTGATTATATTTTGACCGTATGGCTGACTCCAAAAGGCGGGAAGAAGTTCGAAGTGTCGAAGGAGTTTACGGTACAGTAA
- a CDS encoding ABC transporter permease subunit — translation MNKSLISGLIILSFLLVVSVIAPYLPFVDNSLKDTVMRQKEEGGFELPPFAPSADFPIGSDHNGVDLLSRLLLGTKETLLTILAVVLIRYIIAIPLAMASFYSKFFHRILIIWNRLFSFIPPIFFVILIIGTPFILFSDNRYLWILIVLAMIEVGRVADIFYQGMVEISKRPYVEAGIVAGSSPMTMLKNYYWPPLRPSFIVQFFSDLGRTLFLIGQLGIIEIFLSVEFVSQLSGGYKTLNTSNVWSTYFVDITQHIWSHPWLPITGTLAIGITIFAFSLTSSGLQQYFDKKYKRA, via the coding sequence ATGAATAAATCTTTGATATCTGGCTTGATCATATTGTCTTTTCTATTGGTCGTTTCTGTTATTGCACCTTATCTTCCGTTCGTGGATAATTCTTTAAAAGATACGGTCATGAGGCAAAAAGAAGAAGGAGGGTTTGAGCTTCCTCCGTTTGCGCCGTCGGCAGACTTTCCGATTGGATCGGACCATAATGGTGTCGATTTATTAAGCAGGCTGCTGCTGGGGACGAAAGAAACGCTGTTAACCATTCTTGCAGTGGTCCTGATCCGTTATATCATTGCGATTCCACTGGCAATGGCGAGTTTTTATTCGAAATTCTTTCATCGAATCCTGATTATCTGGAATCGATTGTTCTCATTCATCCCGCCTATTTTCTTTGTCATTTTAATCATCGGAACTCCATTTATCCTTTTTTCGGATAATCGATATCTATGGATCTTGATTGTTCTGGCGATGATTGAAGTGGGGAGGGTTGCGGATATTTTTTATCAAGGAATGGTGGAAATTTCAAAAAGACCTTATGTGGAAGCAGGGATTGTCGCGGGCTCATCGCCGATGACAATGCTAAAAAACTACTACTGGCCTCCGCTTCGACCCTCTTTCATCGTCCAGTTTTTCTCGGATTTGGGGAGAACGCTATTTCTCATCGGCCAGCTCGGAATCATCGAAATCTTCCTAAGTGTCGAATTCGTCTCCCAGCTTAGTGGAGGGTATAAGACGCTGAACACTTCCAATGTGTGGTCAACCTACTTTGTGGATATCACGCAACATATCTGGTCGCATCCATGGCTGCCCATCACCGGAACCCTTGCCATCGGCATCACAATCTTTGCATTTTCATTGACCAGCAGCGGACTGCAGCAGTATTTTGATAAAAAGTATAAAAGAGCATAG
- a CDS encoding ABC transporter permease subunit — MVYFKKALEQFVLWIVCVCLFIGILFLPSKTDFEVGQGGQFKSASYDYELDTHIENITGFFSFVKENPGLGEFVPGQSYADRMADKAWKSLLLIVPTLILAYVLGVLKGIFDFQMQRKKLNFLGNGTTWLFISMPDLFFIIVTQIGLMYLYEKGLFFHVTLYGSEKLETYVVGILFLLIYPVFYLANITNVSLQEQQGNDYIRTAQSKGTSGMKILFLHILKNSFPRILAHSNTITLYVLSNLFIVEKLMNFQGAADGLYDAVLRGTGFKIGLEIMVDGVSAVGYTVFFASIILVSNLVTQIFRSLVTPTSQEMNHE, encoded by the coding sequence ATGGTTTACTTTAAAAAGGCACTCGAGCAGTTTGTGTTATGGATCGTCTGTGTGTGTTTGTTTATTGGAATTTTATTTTTGCCGAGTAAGACAGATTTTGAGGTTGGACAGGGCGGACAGTTCAAATCAGCAAGCTATGATTATGAATTGGACACGCACATTGAAAATATCACTGGTTTCTTTTCTTTTGTAAAAGAAAATCCGGGGCTTGGGGAGTTTGTACCTGGACAGTCGTATGCGGACCGTATGGCGGACAAGGCTTGGAAAAGCTTGCTGCTTATTGTTCCGACTTTGATCCTGGCCTATGTTCTCGGCGTGTTAAAGGGGATCTTTGATTTTCAGATGCAAAGGAAAAAGCTGAATTTTTTGGGGAACGGGACGACGTGGCTGTTCATCTCGATGCCAGATCTTTTTTTCATCATCGTCACTCAGATCGGTCTGATGTATTTATATGAAAAAGGGCTGTTTTTTCATGTGACGTTATATGGAAGTGAAAAGCTGGAAACCTATGTAGTTGGGATACTCTTTCTGCTGATTTATCCTGTTTTCTACCTTGCGAATATCACGAATGTGAGTTTGCAGGAGCAGCAAGGGAATGATTACATTCGGACCGCGCAGTCAAAAGGAACTTCCGGAATGAAAATTCTGTTCCTGCATATCTTGAAAAATTCGTTTCCAAGAATTCTGGCGCATTCGAACACCATCACACTCTATGTTTTATCAAACCTGTTTATTGTTGAAAAATTAATGAATTTCCAGGGTGCAGCGGATGGTTTGTATGATGCTGTACTGAGGGGGACAGGTTTCAAGATTGGACTGGAGATCATGGTGGATGGAGTATCTGCGGTAGGTTATACGGTCTTTTTTGCTTCGATTATTTTGGTTTCAAATCTGGTTACTCAGATTTTTAGAAGTCTTGTGACCCCAACTTCCCAGGAGATGAATCATGAATAA
- a CDS encoding LPXTG cell wall anchor domain-containing protein, with protein MHPITVIEILSALGLVLLLLGLIYFLPRKKRNIALRMIVVVIVIELGFFAIRPLWIDYHREIKTEQLTEYLEKRYPGEEFGISYRTSRSYNPYHLEVRFANERGWIYSYSVTKDEIKQVDIGVPDDELLDEGLHYEDLGD; from the coding sequence ATGCATCCCATTACTGTTATTGAGATATTGTCAGCTTTGGGTTTGGTGTTGCTGCTTCTGGGATTAATTTATTTTTTGCCCAGGAAGAAGCGGAATATTGCTTTAAGGATGATCGTAGTGGTAATCGTCATAGAGCTGGGTTTCTTTGCAATCCGTCCTCTTTGGATTGACTACCATCGTGAGATAAAGACGGAACAGTTGACTGAGTACCTGGAGAAGAGGTATCCGGGTGAAGAATTTGGTATCAGCTATCGAACGAGCCGGAGCTACAACCCGTATCATCTGGAAGTAAGGTTCGCAAACGAGCGGGGCTGGATTTACTCTTATTCTGTCACAAAGGATGAAATCAAGCAGGTGGATATTGGCGTACCGGATGATGAATTGCTTGATGAAGGTCTTCATTATGAGGATTTGGGAGATTGA
- a CDS encoding ATP-binding protein, protein MTEFLPPDQAKRKVNFYEKAWRGEHVNYEGSLGGVHYLAVLYPVRQNGMTVEVIGTAIDITKEKEREKQVQQMEKLSVVGELAAGIAHEIRNPLTSLKGFAKIVKESVADEKLIPYLDIMLDEMNRINQIVNEFMFIAKPQENVNFQYANFTKLLRDCVHFMEPQANLKSLKIEFDDKKEIILDCDRNQMKQVLINLLQNSIEATGDNGHFISVTLEEVSGDSVMVTINDKGCGIPESRLERLFEPFYSTKEKGTGLGLLTCKRIIDLHQGTIDIESQSGGRHDHTYFVASQSKYRNIVDRRINNAVLLLGAWHFCCCRSSRLIC, encoded by the coding sequence TTGACTGAATTTTTGCCGCCTGACCAGGCAAAACGCAAAGTGAATTTTTACGAAAAGGCGTGGAGAGGTGAGCATGTCAACTATGAAGGCAGCCTGGGTGGAGTCCATTACCTGGCCGTCCTGTACCCTGTTCGCCAAAACGGGATGACAGTTGAGGTCATTGGAACAGCCATTGATATAACGAAAGAGAAAGAAAGGGAAAAGCAGGTCCAGCAAATGGAGAAGCTCTCTGTAGTTGGGGAGCTGGCAGCAGGAATCGCACATGAAATCAGGAATCCGCTCACCTCTTTGAAAGGCTTTGCTAAAATCGTCAAAGAAAGCGTTGCGGATGAAAAGTTGATTCCGTACCTTGATATCATGCTGGATGAAATGAACAGAATCAATCAAATCGTCAATGAATTTATGTTTATTGCCAAACCTCAAGAAAATGTTAATTTTCAATATGCGAATTTTACTAAGCTATTAAGGGACTGTGTTCACTTCATGGAGCCACAGGCCAACCTTAAAAGTCTAAAGATAGAGTTTGATGATAAAAAGGAAATTATTTTGGATTGTGACCGGAACCAAATGAAGCAGGTGCTGATAAATCTTCTCCAAAATTCAATCGAAGCGACAGGGGACAACGGCCATTTTATTTCCGTAACGCTTGAAGAAGTGAGTGGGGACTCGGTTATGGTCACCATTAATGATAAAGGCTGCGGTATACCGGAATCGCGGTTGGAGCGCCTGTTTGAGCCTTTTTATTCAACCAAGGAAAAAGGAACAGGACTGGGTTTGCTCACTTGCAAACGGATTATCGATCTTCATCAAGGAACCATTGACATTGAAAGTCAATCAGGGGGAAGGCACGACCATACGTATTTTGTTGCCTCGCAATCAAAATACAGAAACATTGTTGATCGCAGAATAAATAATGCTGTGCTTCTTCTTGGAGCATGGCATTTTTGCTGCTGTCGTTCTAGTAGGCTTATCTGTTAA
- the plsY gene encoding glycerol-3-phosphate 1-O-acyltransferase PlsY → MAKFFFHVDIRDHGSKNPGATNTLRVMGKRAAIIVLLVDVAKGMLAASLPLIFDLPLAPLYAGLIAVIGHCFPIFAGFRGGKAIATTAGALLIVDIGMFLVVYVTFFAVIFVTKYVFMGSISVGIAMLIFSLFSPDIHEPFIFTAFIIFLIFLHRSNLQNFFSGKEPKINDKKVKGDRLPPKDLKM, encoded by the coding sequence TTGGCAAAATTTTTTTTTCATGTTGATATCAGGGATCATGGCAGTAAAAACCCTGGCGCGACGAATACATTGCGGGTCATGGGCAAACGGGCGGCCATTATCGTGCTACTGGTGGATGTTGCAAAAGGGATGCTCGCCGCCTCTCTTCCGCTGATTTTCGACCTACCACTTGCACCGCTGTACGCCGGATTGATTGCCGTCATCGGCCATTGCTTTCCGATTTTTGCGGGATTCCGAGGCGGCAAGGCGATTGCCACGACGGCAGGTGCACTGCTGATTGTTGATATCGGAATGTTCCTCGTTGTTTATGTGACTTTTTTTGCCGTCATATTCGTGACCAAATATGTGTTCATGGGTTCGATTTCTGTGGGAATCGCGATGCTGATTTTTTCTTTGTTCTCTCCGGACATTCATGAGCCATTTATCTTTACTGCTTTTATTATATTTTTAATTTTCCTCCATCGTTCTAATCTGCAGAACTTTTTTAGCGGCAAGGAGCCTAAAATCAATGATAAAAAGGTCAAGGGTGACCGTCTGCCTCCAAAAGATCTTAAGATGTGA